The following is a genomic window from Pseudomonadota bacterium.
CTGGAGCTTGCCCCCTCCGGCTCGCCACCATCGCACAGCCGCAATCCCGTCCTCCGACCCGACACGGATGTCGCAACCCGAATCCGAACCCGGAACCCGGAGCCCGATGTCCGAACCCGACATCCGCCTCCGCATCGGCATCGGGACCTCTGCCTCCACCGCGGCCCTCTGCCTCCGTCTCGGCCTCTGCCCTCTGCTTCCGAATCCGAACTCGCTCTCGCTCTCGGCCTCGGGCTCGGTCCCGCGAAAAAGCGCAGCTTCGGTTGACCGCCCAGTTATCCGGTTGCCGAAACCATGGAAAAACCTCCCCTACTTTTGCACCGGCATGTAGCTAGAGCGCGTCCAGATCCGCGATGGAGTCGGGGCTGCTGGTTTTTTGCACGTCCGGTCCGCGCCGCTCGAACTCGAGGGGCGCTCGGCCTGCAAGCTGGATGGCATGCCAGGACGGGTCCGGCTCCGGCACGTAGATGAAGGCTCCGTCGACGTCTTCGAGCGCCTGCCGGTAGACCTGAACCCGCGTTACCGGCGCCCCCTTCGCATCCAGCACACTCGCCCACTCGGCCGGAGCGTCCGGGACGGTCTGGTCGCTGATTCGACCCCAGGTCAGCTCGCCATCGACTTCTTGTACCAGCACCCGGTAGCGTTGGATCCCGGCATGGACCAGGAACGGCTGGTTGTTGATGTACGCGATCCGCTCGAGGATGTGCTGGTAGGTGTAGGCGCTGAACCAGGTCGGGTCGCAGTAGCTCATGATGTCCTTGTACTCCTTGGGGTCGAGCAGCTTGTCGCTGCGCGAGTCGAATCCCCAGACCACGATTCCTCCCCGCGGATCCGGGTATTTCGGGTCCGAGCGGGAAGCACCACCGCAAGGCGAATGAGCGCGACCCGTTGCGTGTCCGAGCTCGTGCAGGAAGGTGTCGATGGCGAGGTTGCCAGAAAAGCCCAGGCCCAGTGCGCCGCGCTGGTTCACCGCATTGCGCGACGCCTCCGGAGCGATGCCCGCGACGCAACCTCCCGAGCAATACGCCCTGGCGCTTTCCGCCGGCATGATCAGGCCGTAGTAAAACACGTCGTCGGCTACCATGTCCCTGCGCCGCAGCGCGAGCACGCTGTCGAGCATGGTGCTCCAGTTGGTGCCCTGCGCTCCCAGGTTGCGCATGGTCTTCATGGGCGCGTGCACCGTCAGGTCGGTTGCGCTGATCGGATAGGTGGCCAGAAGAGCCTCCTTGAACTTTTCGACCTCGGCCGGTGACGTGTCAGGCAGGCGCATGGAGCCGTCGGTATCGTAGCGAATCGGCACGATCACGACCTTGAGTGCGCCGACTTGACGCGCACCCAGATCGGCCAGATCCACCGCCGGCCAGCGTGCGCCCTCGTTCGGAACGATATTGGGGCGGATCACGGTGCACGGCGTGCCTTCCAGCAGCTCGATCGAGAGTCGTGTGTCCGCGCCGATGGTTTCGCCCGGCAGCTTGAAGTTGAATGTCGAACCGCCGTCCCTGTCGGTCGAGTCGCCTGTCACCATCTTGTGCTGCTCGTGGG
Proteins encoded in this region:
- a CDS encoding M66 family metalloprotease produces the protein MSKASTPTADETLQSGACPWMKLCMALPLAGAVLAGCSGGGDAGPGGPGAPGVGAGGSEITDLPNPDPGEDPVNVTPVPNPNPFPDSGMPGPTLPDGGVPLPPPPPGPPLKCPQAADLAIEQVAIYQTTKIVLARNGKSVDLMQRETDVVAGRKSAIRVFVERGMGFQPRTITAQLTILAGPSAAPETHEQHKMVTGDSTDRDGGSTFNFKLPGETIGADTRLSIELLEGTPCTVIRPNIVPNEGARWPAVDLADLGARQVGALKVVIVPIRYDTDGSMRLPDTSPAEVEKFKEALLATYPISATDLTVHAPMKTMRNLGAQGTNWSTMLDSVLALRRRDMVADDVFYYGLIMPAESARAYCSGGCVAGIAPEASRNAVNQRGALGLGFSGNLAIDTFLHELGHATGRAHSPCGGASRSDPKYPDPRGGIVVWGFDSRSDKLLDPKEYKDIMSYCDPTWFSAYTYQHILERIAYINNQPFLVHAGIQRYRVLVQEVDGELTWGRISDQTVPDAPAEWASVLDAKGAPVTRVQVYRQALEDVDGAFIYVPEPDPSWHAIQLAGRAPLEFERRGPDVQKTSSPDSIADLDAL